Part of the Desulfofundulus luciae genome, GCCAGCGCTGCATCCAACCGCGTTCCCTGAATATCAATATTTACGTTGATCACTTTGTCCTTCGTTATTATATTGAGGTTTGAAGACTATGTCAACCACAGCAGCCCGGGGGCACCCATCAACAACAGAATGCAATAATAACTATAACAACTTACCCGGCAGCAGAAAAACCCCTGCCTGCAAAAGACCAATGATGAACCCCAGCACTCCTCCCAGGATCTCGATATGCCTCAGTTCCCGGGAAGAGACAGTAGTGATAATTTGCTCCAACTGATCCAGCGAAAAACTATTTACCTGCTCCTCCACTACCCTGGACAAACATAACTCTACTTTTAGCTTTTCTCCAAAGCGGTCTACGAGTTCATTAACCAGGGGTGGCAGTTCCCTCCTGATCTGTTCGGCCAGGGCGTCGGAAATCATTCGCCGCAGGGACAGGGGTAAAAAACCGGGCAGCCTGTCCATCACCCG contains:
- a CDS encoding DUF445 domain-containing protein, whose translation is MHWTQAVLLPVVGALIGWLTNWLAVRLIFRPYKPVRVLGYTIQGVVPKRRGELARVIGRVIEEQLLPKERLLNYLRSEQLNEDLVSSVNTAVRARVMDRLPGFLPLSLRRMISDALAEQIRRELPPLVNELVDRFGEKLKVELCLSRVVEEQVNSFSLDQLEQIITTVSSRELRHIEILGGVLGFIIGLLQAGVFLLPGKLL